A stretch of the Oceanicola sp. D3 genome encodes the following:
- the purL gene encoding phosphoribosylformylglycinamidine synthase subunit PurL translates to MTEPAITPELIEAHGLKPDEYERILEIIGREPTFTELGIFSAMWNEHCSYKSSKLHLRKLPTEGPQVICGPGENAGIVDIGDGQCVVFKMESHNHPSYIEPYQGAATGVGGILRDVFTMGARPIAAMNALSFGEPSHPKTRQLVNGVVEGIGGYGNCFGVPTVGGEVRFHPAYNGNCLVNAFAAGLADTDAIFYSAASGIGMPVVYLGAKTGRDGVGGATMASAEFDDTIEEKRPTVQVGDPFTEKRLMEATLELMQTGAVISIQDMGAAGLTCSAVEMGDKGGLGIKLNLDAVPQRETNMTAYEMMLSESQERMLMVLNPEKEAEARAVFEKWDLDFAIVGETIAEDRFRVLHGNETKADLPLATLSGSAPEYDRPWVETPPAAEMDPVPEIDAIDGLKSLLASPNYAHKSWVWEQYDTMVMADTVIAPGAGSGVVRVHGTEKALAFTSDVTPRYVKANPYEGGKQAVAEAYRNLTAKGALPLATTDNLNFGNPEKPEIMGQFVGALKGIGEACEALNTPIVSGNVSLYNETDGQGILPTPTIGAVGLLDTLDQLIDGTARAGHVALLIGPEGAHLGQSALLAEAFSREDGDAPHVDLAAEKLHGDFIRANVANIDACTDLADGGLALAAFEMAEAAGVGVQIDAAGNGPLFGEDQARYLIACSFDKAEALMVAAGQAGVPLTTVGKFGGDTVSLGGSSAPLSELSETYRSTFAASFA, encoded by the coding sequence ATGACCGAACCCGCCATCACGCCCGAGTTGATCGAAGCCCACGGCCTGAAGCCCGACGAATACGAGCGCATCCTCGAAATCATCGGCCGCGAGCCCACCTTCACCGAGCTGGGCATCTTTTCTGCCATGTGGAACGAGCACTGTTCCTACAAGTCCTCCAAGCTCCATTTGCGCAAGTTGCCCACCGAGGGCCCGCAAGTCATATGCGGCCCCGGCGAAAATGCTGGCATCGTCGATATCGGTGATGGTCAATGCGTTGTCTTCAAGATGGAGAGCCACAACCACCCCTCCTACATCGAGCCCTACCAAGGCGCCGCCACCGGCGTTGGCGGCATCCTGCGCGATGTCTTCACCATGGGCGCCCGCCCCATCGCCGCGATGAACGCGCTGTCCTTCGGCGAGCCGTCCCACCCCAAAACCCGCCAGCTGGTCAACGGCGTGGTCGAGGGCATCGGCGGCTACGGCAACTGCTTCGGCGTGCCCACCGTGGGCGGCGAGGTCCGCTTCCACCCGGCCTACAACGGCAACTGCCTCGTCAACGCCTTCGCCGCTGGCCTCGCCGACACCGACGCCATCTTCTACTCTGCCGCCTCCGGCATCGGCATGCCCGTGGTCTACCTCGGCGCCAAAACCGGCCGCGATGGCGTCGGCGGCGCCACCATGGCCTCGGCAGAGTTTGACGACACCATCGAAGAGAAGCGCCCCACGGTGCAGGTCGGCGACCCCTTCACCGAGAAGCGCCTGATGGAAGCTACGCTGGAGCTGATGCAAACCGGCGCGGTGATCTCGATTCAAGACATGGGCGCCGCCGGCCTCACCTGCTCCGCCGTCGAGATGGGCGACAAGGGCGGCCTTGGCATCAAGCTCAACCTAGATGCCGTGCCTCAGCGCGAAACCAACATGACCGCTTATGAGATGATGCTCTCGGAAAGCCAGGAGCGCATGCTCATGGTGCTGAACCCCGAGAAAGAGGCCGAGGCCCGCGCCGTCTTCGAAAAATGGGATCTCGATTTCGCCATCGTCGGCGAAACCATTGCCGAAGACCGGTTCCGCGTGCTCCACGGCAACGAAACCAAGGCCGATCTGCCGCTGGCCACACTCTCCGGCTCCGCCCCCGAGTATGACCGCCCCTGGGTTGAAACGCCCCCGGCCGCCGAGATGGACCCGGTGCCGGAGATCGACGCCATCGACGGCCTCAAGAGCCTCCTCGCCTCCCCCAACTACGCCCACAAATCCTGGGTCTGGGAGCAATATGACACCATGGTCATGGCCGATACGGTCATCGCCCCCGGCGCGGGCTCCGGCGTGGTGCGCGTCCACGGCACCGAGAAGGCCCTCGCCTTCACCTCCGATGTCACCCCCCGCTACGTGAAGGCCAACCCCTACGAGGGCGGCAAGCAGGCGGTGGCCGAGGCCTATCGCAACCTCACCGCCAAGGGCGCCCTGCCGCTGGCAACGACTGACAACCTCAACTTCGGCAACCCCGAAAAGCCCGAGATCATGGGCCAGTTCGTCGGCGCGCTGAAGGGCATCGGCGAGGCCTGCGAGGCGCTGAACACCCCCATCGTCTCCGGCAACGTCTCGCTCTACAACGAGACCGATGGCCAAGGCATCCTGCCCACCCCCACCATCGGCGCTGTGGGCCTGCTCGACACGCTCGACCAGCTGATCGACGGCACCGCCCGTGCCGGCCACGTCGCCCTGCTGATTGGCCCCGAAGGTGCCCACCTCGGCCAATCCGCCCTGCTGGCCGAAGCCTTCAGCCGAGAAGATGGCGACGCCCCCCATGTCGACCTCGCCGCCGAAAAGCTGCACGGCGACTTCATCCGCGCAAATGTCGCCAACATCGACGCCTGCACCGACCTCGCCGATGGCGGCCTTGCCCTTGCCGCCTTCGAAATGGCCGAAGCCGCAGGCGTGGGCGTGCAGATCGACGCCGCCGGCAACGGCCCTCTCTTCGGCGAGGATCAGGCCCGCTACCTCATCGCCTGCTCCTTCGACAAGGCCGAGGCCCTCATGGTCGCTGCAGGCCAGGCAGGCGTACCGCTAACCACCGTCGGCAAGTTTGGCGGCGATACGGTAAGCCTCGGCGGCAGCTCCGCCCCGCTCTCAGAACTCTCCGAAACCTATCGCAGCACCTTCGCTGCAAGTTTCGCGTGA
- a CDS encoding LysR family transcriptional regulator, translating to MDWDKLRIFHAVADAGSLTHAGETLGLSQSAVSRQIRALEESLNATLFHRHARGLILTEQGELLFDATQVMNRRLDTAAARIRDSEEEVFGELRVTATTGFGTLWLTPRLPALYERYPDLSIDLNLEERVLDLPMREADVAIRMKEPSQADLIRRRLMGVRMRLYASEGYVARNGVPKDLDDLSQHRLISQASHSTQVRAGAEMIQALLTHDVTKRLTVNNYFGVLQAVINDLGIGLLPDYVALDTPGLVRVLPEEESSEVPVFLAYPEELRQSKRIAAFRDFVTSEIQAQRRAVREAAAE from the coding sequence ATGGATTGGGACAAGCTCAGAATATTTCACGCCGTGGCTGATGCCGGGTCACTTACCCACGCGGGTGAGACGCTGGGGCTGTCGCAATCGGCGGTCTCCCGGCAGATTCGCGCTCTTGAAGAGAGCCTGAACGCCACCCTGTTTCACCGTCACGCCCGCGGGCTGATTCTCACCGAGCAAGGCGAGCTGCTGTTTGACGCCACGCAGGTGATGAACCGCCGGCTCGACACCGCCGCCGCGCGTATTCGTGACAGCGAAGAAGAGGTGTTTGGAGAGCTCAGGGTCACAGCCACCACCGGCTTCGGCACCCTCTGGCTCACGCCCCGCCTGCCCGCACTGTATGAGCGTTACCCAGATCTTTCGATCGACCTCAATCTTGAAGAGCGGGTGCTGGACCTGCCGATGCGCGAGGCCGATGTCGCCATCCGCATGAAAGAACCCTCCCAGGCCGACCTGATCCGCCGCCGCCTGATGGGCGTGCGCATGCGTCTCTATGCGTCCGAAGGCTATGTCGCGCGCAATGGCGTGCCAAAGGATCTTGATGATCTTTCGCAGCACCGGCTGATCTCTCAGGCCTCACATTCCACCCAAGTGCGGGCCGGGGCCGAGATGATTCAGGCCCTGCTCACCCATGACGTGACCAAGCGACTCACCGTCAACAACTACTTCGGTGTGCTTCAAGCGGTGATCAACGACCTTGGTATCGGCCTGTTGCCCGATTATGTCGCCCTCGACACGCCTGGGTTGGTTCGGGTGCTCCCCGAGGAGGAAAGTTCCGAGGTTCCGGTTTTCCTCGCCTACCCCGAAGAATTGCGTCAATCCAAGCGGATAGCTGCATTCCGCGACTTCGTGACCAGCGAAATTCAAGCACAACGCAGGGCTGTGCGAGAGGCTGCTGCCGAATAG
- a CDS encoding DsbA family protein, producing the protein MFRAPLLAATLALAALPAAAFDASAMTDAEREAFRAEIRAYLLDNPEVLMEAIGVLEERQAAEQAQGDVALVANHADALFNDANSYVGGNPEGDITIVEFMDYRCGYCKKAFPEVESLIEADGNIRFIVKEFPILGEQSVVASRFAIATLQQVGPEAYKAVHDGMMELRGEYTEATLSALAKDAGFDPAPVLAAMESDEVSAVIAENHALAQAMQITGTPTFVLQDQMLRGYVPLQAMMGLVAEARGAK; encoded by the coding sequence ATGTTCCGCGCCCCCCTTCTCGCCGCAACCCTCGCCCTCGCGGCGCTTCCCGCCGCCGCCTTCGACGCCTCCGCCATGACGGACGCCGAGCGCGAGGCTTTCCGCGCCGAGATCCGCGCCTACCTGCTCGACAACCCCGAGGTGCTGATGGAGGCCATCGGCGTGCTCGAAGAGCGGCAGGCCGCCGAGCAGGCGCAAGGCGATGTCGCCCTCGTGGCAAACCACGCCGACGCCCTGTTCAACGACGCCAATTCCTATGTCGGCGGCAATCCCGAGGGCGATATCACCATCGTCGAATTCATGGATTATCGCTGCGGCTACTGCAAAAAGGCCTTCCCCGAGGTCGAAAGCCTGATCGAGGCCGATGGCAACATCCGCTTCATCGTCAAGGAATTCCCCATTCTCGGCGAGCAATCCGTTGTCGCCTCCCGCTTTGCCATCGCCACGCTCCAGCAAGTCGGCCCCGAGGCCTACAAGGCCGTGCATGACGGGATGATGGAACTGCGCGGCGAATACACCGAAGCCACGCTGAGCGCGCTTGCCAAAGACGCAGGCTTCGACCCGGCCCCCGTGCTGGCCGCGATGGAGAGCGACGAGGTCAGCGCCGTCATCGCCGAAAACCACGCCCTCGCCCAAGCCATGCAAATCACCGGCACGCCCACCTTCGTGCTGCAAGACCAGATGCTGCGCGGCTACGTCCCGCTGCAAG
- a CDS encoding pyridoxal phosphate-dependent aminotransferase has product MRVSRRSEVDPFIVMDVMEAARAAEAAGRSVIHMEVGQPGTPAPAGARAAVAAALEAGPMGYTVALGLPELRAGIAALYKRWYGVELNPERVIVTTGSSGAFLLAFTALFDAGEKVGLGAPGYPSYRQILRALSLQPVEIEARLATRMQPAPEDVPEGLAGLILASPGNPTGTILDRAALGALLERAGEVGASVVSDEIYHGLHYGDRAVSALELTDDVVVINSFSKYFSMTGWRVGWMVVPEADIRTYERLAQNMFICPPHVAQVAALAALDCEEELEGNRAVYARNRAAMLEGLPKAGFTRFAPPDGAFYVYADVSEMTDDSLKFSQQILEKTGVAVTPGLDFDSGRGAKWLRFSYARGEADIAEGLRRLIEAVPGM; this is encoded by the coding sequence ATGCGGGTTTCAAGACGAAGCGAGGTTGATCCCTTCATCGTGATGGACGTGATGGAGGCGGCGCGGGCGGCAGAGGCGGCCGGGCGCTCGGTGATCCACATGGAGGTGGGCCAGCCGGGCACGCCAGCGCCCGCGGGCGCGCGGGCGGCGGTGGCGGCGGCGCTGGAGGCCGGGCCGATGGGCTACACGGTGGCGCTGGGGCTGCCGGAGCTGCGGGCCGGGATCGCGGCGCTTTACAAGCGTTGGTACGGCGTGGAGCTGAACCCGGAGCGGGTGATCGTGACGACGGGCTCTTCCGGGGCATTTCTGTTGGCGTTTACGGCGCTGTTCGACGCGGGCGAGAAGGTGGGGCTGGGGGCGCCGGGGTATCCGAGCTATCGGCAGATCTTGCGGGCGTTGAGCTTGCAGCCGGTGGAGATTGAGGCGCGGTTGGCGACGCGGATGCAGCCTGCGCCGGAGGATGTGCCGGAGGGGCTTGCGGGGTTGATCCTTGCTTCGCCGGGGAACCCGACGGGGACCATTCTGGACCGCGCGGCGCTTGGGGCGTTGCTGGAGCGGGCCGGGGAGGTTGGGGCCTCGGTTGTGAGCGACGAGATCTATCACGGGCTGCATTATGGCGACCGGGCAGTGAGCGCGCTGGAGTTGACGGACGATGTTGTGGTGATCAATTCGTTCAGCAAGTATTTCTCGATGACCGGCTGGCGGGTGGGCTGGATGGTGGTGCCGGAGGCCGACATTCGCACCTATGAGCGGCTGGCGCAGAACATGTTTATCTGCCCGCCGCATGTGGCGCAGGTGGCGGCGCTCGCGGCGCTGGATTGCGAGGAGGAGCTGGAGGGAAACCGGGCGGTTTATGCCCGCAACCGGGCGGCGATGCTGGAGGGGTTGCCGAAGGCCGGCTTTACCCGTTTCGCGCCGCCGGATGGGGCGTTTTACGTTTATGCGGATGTGTCGGAGATGACCGACGACAGCTTGAAGTTTTCGCAGCAGATCCTTGAAAAGACAGGGGTTGCCGTGACCCCGGGGCTGGATTTTGACTCCGGGCGCGGGGCGAAGTGGCTGCGGTTTTCCTATGCGCGGGGCGAGGCGGATATTGCCGAGGGGTTGCGGCGGTTGATTGAGGCGGTGCCCGGGATGTAG